The Pandoraea vervacti DNA window GACGGGGGACGTGTTCGGCTCCTACCGCTGCGACTGCGGTGAGCAACTCGACGCCGGCATGCGCAAGATTGCCGAAGAAGGCCGTGGCGTGATGCTGTATCTGCGCGGTCATGAGGGGCGCGGCATCGGCCTGAGCAACAAGATTCGTGCGTATTTGCTGCAAGAGCAGGGCCGCGATACGGTCGAGGCGAACCTCGATCTCGGCTTGCCCGACGACGCCCGCGAATACGATTCCGCCGCCGCCATCCTGCGCATTCTGGGGGTGGGTTCGGTACGCCTCATGAGCAACAATCCGAAGAAGTTCGATACGCTCATCAAGCACGGCATCCCCGTGAGCGAGCGCGTGGCGCTCGATATTCCGATGCGCGAAGAGAACGAACGCTATATCCGGACCAAGCAGGTCAAGTTCGGGCACTACTTCGAAGAGAACGAGTAAGTGCAGGCGCTGCCCGCCGCTCGGCCACAATGAGCGCCAGATAGACCAGACCGGCGGCCATGCTGGTCTGCCCGCTGTAGTTCACCAGCCCCAGTCCCCATCCCTGTCGCGCCACGGTGACGACAAGCGCTGCGACCAGCGCTGTCCAGCCGATCCGCCGGTAGCGCCGCGTGCGTGACGCGCAGACGCCGCTGAAATACGTCTGCTGCTGACGTTCCGTCGCCAGTGCGAGGGCGCCAAAGCCCGCAAGGCAGAAAGCAAACGTGAGGAGAGCCATCATGCGCGATCCTCGCCCAACGGCGCGTTGACGGTGGCGCTCCCCGAGGCGGGCGACGTCGTTTTGCCTGGAAGCGCCGCGCGGGAGGGCTTCGTCTTCGGCCGATGGCGGGCGGTTCTCACGGCCAGCCACGCATGCAGCGCGGCGAACGCCCACAACGCCAGATCCATGACGGCAAAGACCCGGTCCCCGGTCGTCACGCTTTGCCATAGGCCGCGCGAAGTGGTGACGGCGTTGAGTGCTGGCAGCAGGGCAAGCGCAGCCGCGCCGATCCACAGCAACTCGATCCATGCACGTCGGGCCGGGCGCACCAGTGCGTATAGCAGCGTCGCTGCCCATACCCAATAGAACGTGTGGACTTCCGCGGCGCTGCGCTCGATGACGTCGCGCGAAATCAGACGATTGCCCCAGAGGAACGCCGTCATGGCGATCGAGAGGCCGGCAATCGCCGCGATGTTAAGACGCTCGACCACGTGAAACCCGAAGTGAAGTCGTGTCGGGTCCGGCAGCCGGGTGCGACGCTTCACGGTCCACATCACCAGCCCTGTGCCCACCATCGCCGTTCCCCCGAGGCTCACCAGGAAGTACAGCCAGCGCAACTGGAGATCGCTGAAGCGTCCGAGGTGCAGGGCGTACATCACGCCGCGAGTCTCGGCGGCGGCGCCGACGCCGTCATGGACTTCGAGCACCTTGCCAGTGGCGCCATCGAATAGCAGATATTGTGGGCTCATCGATACGCGCGTGGCATCGCCGCGCGTGACGGCAACACGTGCGGCCGCGTCGCCCGCGTTCGTGACGGTCACACGTCCCACGTCGTGTGCGCCCCAGCGAGCCTGTGCCTCGCGCACCATCGTCTCGATGGAGGCAAGCGGCATCTTCTGTCCAGTCGCCTTGCCGGGCGCGGGGAAGGCACTCAACTGCGCAGCCAGTTCCGCGCGTTCGACCGGTGTCTTGAGGGCAGTCTGCGCGCCCCACGGCATATACATCGCCATGAGCGTGACGAGACCCGTGTAGGTAATCATCAGGTGGAAGGGCAGGCCGAAGACCGAGAGCGCGTTGTGCGCGTCTAGCCACGAACGCTGTCCCTTGCCCCACCGAAAGGTGAAGAAGTCGACGAAGATCTTCTTGTGCGTGATTACGCCGCTGATGATCGCCACCAGCATGAACATGGCGCAGACACCGGCGAGCCAGCGTCCCCACAGGACCGGCAACGGATGGAACTGGAAATGGAATCGATAGAAAAAGTCACCGCCGAGGGTCTCGCGCGTTCCGAGCGTTCCGAGTGTCTCGCCCGTCGTTGGATCGAACGTCGCTTCCTCGAATGTGCGACGCGGTGTGTTTCCAGTGCCCGTGGGTACCGGCGCCGTGCGCCAGAACACGCTCGCGACGGGATTGCGCTCGGTCGGCAAGGTGATGCCCCATTGCGCACTGCCAGCGGCAAGCGTCGTCAACCGGTTGGCAACGCTTTGCGCAACGACAGCTGGATCTGGCAGTGTCTGTCTGTGCGGCACCTCAGGGCGCATCCATTGCGACAATTCGTCCCTGAAGTAACTCACGGTGCCGGTGAGGAACATGGCATACAGCAGCCAGCCCACGAGCAGGCCGGCCCAGGTATGCAGGTCCGACATCGTCTGGCGGATGCCACGTCCCGGCGGCGGGGCGGGCTGCCGGGATTTCAATGCGCC harbors:
- a CDS encoding PepSY-associated TM helix domain-containing protein — its product is MTPEPNTEVKSAKTGISMGALKSRQPAPPPGRGIRQTMSDLHTWAGLLVGWLLYAMFLTGTVSYFRDELSQWMRPEVPHRQTLPDPAVVAQSVANRLTTLAAGSAQWGITLPTERNPVASVFWRTAPVPTGTGNTPRRTFEEATFDPTTGETLGTLGTRETLGGDFFYRFHFQFHPLPVLWGRWLAGVCAMFMLVAIISGVITHKKIFVDFFTFRWGKGQRSWLDAHNALSVFGLPFHLMITYTGLVTLMAMYMPWGAQTALKTPVERAELAAQLSAFPAPGKATGQKMPLASIETMVREAQARWGAHDVGRVTVTNAGDAAARVAVTRGDATRVSMSPQYLLFDGATGKVLEVHDGVGAAAETRGVMYALHLGRFSDLQLRWLYFLVSLGGTAMVGTGLVMWTVKRRTRLPDPTRLHFGFHVVERLNIAAIAGLSIAMTAFLWGNRLISRDVIERSAAEVHTFYWVWAATLLYALVRPARRAWIELLWIGAAALALLPALNAVTTSRGLWQSVTTGDRVFAVMDLALWAFAALHAWLAVRTARHRPKTKPSRAALPGKTTSPASGSATVNAPLGEDRA
- a CDS encoding DUF3325 domain-containing protein; the protein is MMALLTFAFCLAGFGALALATERQQQTYFSGVCASRTRRYRRIGWTALVAALVVTVARQGWGLGLVNYSGQTSMAAGLVYLALIVAERRAAPALTRSLRSSART
- the ribA gene encoding GTP cyclohydrolase II is translated as MKSPGTASATLNCDAGECVELVATATLPTRYGTFTSHAFRVKDSSNEHLALVMGDVTGASGVDLPPLVRLHSECLTGDVFGSYRCDCGEQLDAGMRKIAEEGRGVMLYLRGHEGRGIGLSNKIRAYLLQEQGRDTVEANLDLGLPDDAREYDSAAAILRILGVGSVRLMSNNPKKFDTLIKHGIPVSERVALDIPMREENERYIRTKQVKFGHYFEENE